The genomic segment aatgTTGTCTAAATGCAATGTTATAGAAATGGACCTTTTTTTACTATATTCGCATTCCATCTTGAGTAGTAAATTTGAGTTTGCAGAATAATTCCTGTTGAAGGCTTTTGctttttcttcccttttggAAATCTAGGGCTTGATCAGAATCAAAGTACTTCTTTAATCCCTGCGCTTAACTATCAATAGTTCAATACAATTACTATACTCACGCCTGGGAAAGTTAACAAGGtgaagtataaaatcaacaagttTATCTGTTCCAGTGATGATAATATAACAATCTTTGAATGCTGAGGGATCCTCTAAAAATATTTCATAGATCTATGCTCTCAAGTCATGGGTTTgcatttccatgcattatagTGTTTTATTTTAGGGTAATGTGACTCCTAATATTTGCAGTATTTTTCAGAGAACTTTTGAGGAAAAATCGTATGTTTCTAGATTCATAATTGATAGATGTATACATCAATGACATTAATGAATTGCTTGTGTGTTTGGTTTCCTAACGGAGCCTATGATTTTTAGAGGAAGTCTAAATGGCCAATATTGCAATTATCTTTTTGAAATGCCAATGGGAATTTAATCATTTCCTGAATATTACTCAAGATTACATGTAGAAAACCATAATCCAAGTGCAAGTTGTAGATTTGTGgtagtactatttttttttttgttccctctTTTTGTCTGTCTCTGAAATATTCCGTATGAAGTTATGATGTTCACATTTCTCTTTCTTCTGTTTCCTTCTATCACAATTCTCCtgcaaatatattttttattatttaccatttatttactttttgagTTGGCTCTTTGATTTTAAGTTTGTATCACACAAGTCTGGCTTCAATCAGTGTGGTGTTTGTTTTGTTGCTTGCAAAGTTCTTTTGTCATGTTATCCTTTGTTACTTCTGCTTGTAGAGATGCTTATATTTTCTAATTTGACATACATTCTCGGCTGtgcttcttctttgttttctacTGCCTTATAAACTTCTAATTTCATAGGACGAAATTCATGAGAGGGATCGCTACTCCGATTTCATGCTCGCGATTCTCAGGTGCATTGGTTAAATCTATTTTATTAGTTACATGATACGTGGATTATGAGTTTGCCTGTCATGAATGATCTTTCTGACAAGAGCTGGAACCATAATGTGCTAATTTTGGCTTGCCAACTGGCCAAGTCAATTAACCTCACTTCTGTAGTTTACGTATGCTAACCTCTGTCTGGATTCTAGAAATTAGCTTGtcattttcattcaagaaaacataaaaaagtgTTACACTGTtactacttattttcttttaactgTGAAGCAGCAAAATGCTCAAGTTGATCTTTCTTTACTTGCAGGGACTTGCTTCCTTCATATCCAAATTTGCGTTTGGTATGACTATTCGTTTTGCTTTATTGTAATATCTCAGTGCCTCTTTTCTTGTTTCAACTCCAATAATGTGCACGTGGTTTTATGAGATAATCATTTGAATGAACTTCCAAACAGGTTCTGATGAGTGCTACACTTGATGCTGAACGTTTTTCAAAATACTTTGGTGGCTGCCCAGTTATCCGAGTCCCTGGATTTACTTATCCTGTAAAACCTTTCCCCTAGTTCCTATATATGCAGATTTATCTCTTTGTTGGTTTATGATATGAGTTTTTGAAATATTTACCCCTCTCCACCTATTTCAGGTAAACACTTTCTATCTTGAGGATGTACTTTCTATTGTGAAGTCAACTGAAAATAATCACCTTGACTCCACCTCAACAAGTGTCATGTCTGAGGAATCGTTATTAACTGAGGAGTACAAAGTTGCCTTAGATGAAGCAATTAATTTGGCTCTTTCAGATGATGATCTTGATCCCCTTTTAGATCTGATATCTTCTGATGGGGGACAAAAAGTCTTCAATTATCAGCATTCTTTGAGTGGAGTGACACCATTGATGGTGTTTGCTGGAAAAGGCTGTGTCCGTGACATTTGCATGCTCCTCTCTTTTGGTGCTGACTGCCATTTATGCGCTAATGATGGGAAAAATGCTCTAGATTGGGCTGAGCGGGAGAATCAGACAGAAGCTGCTGAAATAATTAAGAAACACATGGAGAAATTATCTTCCAGCTGTGAGGAGCAGCAACATTTACTTGACAAATACCTATCAACAGTTGACCCTGAACTGATTGATGATGTCCTTATTGAGCAACTATTAAGAAAAATATGCATTGACTCGGAGGTGGACGGGGCCATACTTGTTTTCCTTCCTGGTTGGGAGGACATTAACAGAACACGAGAGAGATTGAAAGCAAGCCACTATTTCAATGACCCGTCTAAGTTTTCAGTAATCGCTCTCCATTCTATGGTTCCATCTGTGGAGCAAAAGAAGGTTTTTAGACGCCCTCCTCCGGGCTGCCGCAAAATCGTTCTTTCAACTAATATTGCTGAAACTGCCATTACCattgatgatgttgtttatgTAATAGATAGTGGAcgaatgaaagaaaaaagttaCGACCCTTATAATAATGTATCAACTCTTCAATCTTCATGGGTCTCAAAAGCAAGTGCAAAGCAAAGAGAAGGGCGTGCTGGGCGGTGCCAGCCAGGAATTTGTTATCATCTTTATTCAAAACTTCGAGCAGCTTCATTGCCTGATTTCCAGGTTCCTGAGATTAAGAGGATTCCTATAGAGGAACTATGTCTGCAGGTGCTTTCATTATTCTTCCTTGTCATTTAGGAATATGATTTTTATACTGGAAATACTTAGCATGCTGATTAGGTGAAATAACCTTTACCAGTTCAAAATAAAGATGATTAAGTGAAACATATTCAGTAGGCTTTTGAAAATTATCATAGTTTTGTTAAACAAATCTACTGACACTGAATGCCAACCATTAAACAATAGAGCTTGCTGTAAAGCTGTTTGAATACCTTTTTTCTTTGGCAGGTCAAGCTTCTTAACCCTGATTGCAAGATAGAAGAGTTCCTTCAGAAGACACTTGACCCTCCAGTTTATGAGACCATACGTAATGCAATCATTGTTCTTCAAGATATTGGGGCGTTATCAATAGATGAGAAACTTACAGAGCTTGGAGAAAGGCTAGGATCTTTACCAGTTCATCCACTTACAAGCAAGATGCTTTTTATTGCCATATTATTGAACTGCCTTGACCCAGCATTGACTTTGGCTTGCGCTTCTGACTATAGAGATCCATTTACCCTACCCATGTTGCCAAATGAGAAGAAGAAAGCTGCAGCTGCAAAAGCCGAGTTAGCCTCATGGTATGGTGGAAGAAGCGATCAATTAGCAGTTGTGGCTGCGTTTGAGGGCTGGAAAAGTGCGAAAGAAAACGGTCAGGAATCAAGGTTTTGTTCTATGTACTTTGTATCTTCAAGCACTATGCACATGCTATCAGGAATGCGTAGACAATTGCAATCTGAACTATTGAGGAATGGGTTTATTCCAGGAGATGGATCTTCGTGTAGCCTTAACGCACAGGATCCAGGCATATTACACGCTGTTCTTGTTGCTGGTTTGTACCCTATGGTTGGTAGACTGCTCCCGCCTTTGAAAGGTGGTAAGAGGGCTGTCGTAGAGACTGCAGGTGGTGATAAAGTTCGATTACATCCTCATTCTACTAACTTTAAGCTTTCATTCAAAAAATTCTTTGATCGACCATTGATTGTATATGATGAGATAACTCGTGGTGATGGAGGTTTGCATATTAGAAATTGTAGTGTTATTGGGCCTCTCCCACTGTTGTTGCTGGCAACAGAGATTGTAGTGGCTCCTGGAAATGAAGACGatgatgatgacaatgatgatggtGAAAGTGATTACGAAGATGCTGATGAGGACAATGGCGAGGAGGATAATATTAAAGCTGATCCGTCAGATGCCGATCAAGGAGAGAAAATTATGTCTTCTCCTGATAATACTGTTAAGGTCATTGTTGATAGGTGGATTCCTTTCGAGTCAACAGCTCTTGATGTTGCTCAAATTTACTGCCTGCGAGAGAGATTAGCTAAAGCCATTTTATTTAAGGTAATTTCTTCTGTTCTGCATTGTTTTAAAGGGAAACCCTCCCAAAAGAAGaatatgaaaagaaagaaaaacaactcaaaaattagggattttttcatttttgaccCGTCGGCCAAAATTAATTACGAGCCCTAGACAAAAGccccaaaacatactaaatctATACACACactatgtatattatgatatgtatattacatgtatattatatgtaaattttatgtatTGCCGGCTACTACTTTTTAGAgcggtccaaaaatgtaattatcccaAGTAAGAATTACGTATCATGCGCTGTTGCGATGTCAAGATAGTATTGCAGTATGTGGTTTTTGGTTGGTCTAATATGTAACTGTGTCATACAGGTCactatataatattttatgtatatttatacttaatatacaaaacattATACATTTGCCGGCTACTACTTTTTAGAgcggtccaaaaatgtaattatcccaAGTAAGAATTACGAATCATGCGCtgtttatcaaaaaaaaaaaaaaaagaattacatATCATGCGCTGTTGCGATGTCAAGATAGTATTGCAGTATGTGGTTTTTGGTTGGTCTAATATTTAAGTGTGTCATACAGGTCACACATCCTGGAAAAGTTCTTCCTGAGGTTCTTGCAGCCTCTATATATGCTATGGCTTGCATCTTGTCGTACAACGGGATGTCAGGAATCTCATTGCCGTTGGAGTCTGTGGACTCGCTTACTACAATGGTTAGTGCTACTGAGATTGGTCAGTCTGATCCTGGGTGGAACAGTGGAATGTATATGAATCCCAACAATTCTCCCAGTTCATTTGGGCACAACAGTCGGCATCAGCGCCCCTATATGCATCATCAAAGAGGCGGCATTCATGTATCAAAGGTAAATACATCGACGTCCCTTAAATTTGTTGAAACTTGTtggtaaatttcatttagacacttgaactaTGGCCTGTTCTACTCGAGTACCTGAACACTTGATAAAATGTTCGTATTAGATAGTTTCTGACTCATATTTTGGAAGTCTTTGCACATGTTCTTAATCGCCCATTACGTAGATAAATTAATCACATAAAACATGCCTAATCCGTTAATTATACGCCTAATCCGTTAATTATACGCATCAACATAAGTCGCAACATGCCTGAGGTTTTACGACTTATTGAGGCTAATGCGTATAATTTAAAGGAGGTGACATATTTTAAATGGTTAACTTGTCTATGTAATGGCCGCTCGAGAACACTCGCAGAAGCTTTTCCTAATTTGAGTCGGAAGTGTCTAATAGAAATATTTTATCATGTATTCAAGTACTCAATCGGAACAAATGGAAATTACTGATAACTTTTAAGGGGTTGTCGATGTTATCCGACTTTAATTTGAATGTTCATCAAATTATCATGTCTACTTGTTTTATTGGGTTGAGTTTATTCAAAGCTCCGTATCTCAAAGAGTCACTGCCGGTACAGGGATCGTTCGTGTATGGAGGAACCGGGCAAAGAGGTCATTATAAACGGCAGCGTGGAAATTGATCTTGACAAAGCAGGTTTAGACAGATTTTATCCACACATTAACATAGGGAGTTTTGGCAGAAGCAACAGCAAGAatcttccttttttgttttgggcAGATATCCAAAGAAGGTAAAGTAACATATAGGTGTTGTATGCTGTAGGAAATTGAAATGGGGGTTGCTACATCAAAGGGAAGATGGATGAATGCTGTATTTCTATTGTATGATGCAAAATCTGAATGTCTCGAGCCTCTCTTGACTATAGTCCGAGCATTTGACTGTTTATAATAGAACAAAGAAATGGACGTTTAAAGAAAAACCGTCAAAATTGGTCCTTCTCGTATCCCATGTTATTTGTGATTTTAGAAGCTTTTCTCCCATGTATAAATTCCATCAGATTTTAAGTCATTACTATTTGACAAATTCTAAAAAGGGTTTTTACTGTTATCCAGTATGATTAGTTGATTCATTGCTGCTTGTATTGTACATCGTTTAAAGCACAAcattttttcttaaagatgGTTATAATTGAAGGTTATGTGAAGGGTATATTGTAAGTTGTAACCAGGAAAGTGGAGTATCGTTGAACCTAAAAGCAGATTGACTAGTTAAGAGTTCCAAAGGTGTCAAATTTTCAGATGTATTTCCCTTTATCTAGACTACATATTACATATGAATTTAGCAGAGCAAATAcagcaaaaatgaaaaaaaaaaaatctctttttccCTTATGTTGGGATTTGGTTTAGGTTGTTCACATCGTATTATATCGTGAGATTTCCCagtttaaatatatttttgaaaaataaatattactatatCAGGGGGAGGGGGAAGGACATGCTACATTACTGGTTGAGTTTGAACGTTCCACCTTGACTGTGAAAGGCACCAAGTAAGCTAAATCGCAACCCCTAAACAAATTTAGTGTACACATCAAATAATTGAGAAGTTTCTTTTGGCTACTATTTAACTTTTTCCTAATTTTGTCCATGAGATGAAACAAAACAAGATATCCTTCGTGAAGATTTAGGTCTACTTGACATACTAGTTATAGAACTCAATATATTGCGTGAAATAGATTTGGTTGTTGCCAGACCTAAGTGTTACAAAAATTATAAGGGATCCAATCATCTTCCCCTTCTACAAATTTAGGCCAAAATACAAAAACTCGTGAAAGATACAAAGCAGCTCAATAAAGAGGCACTAATAAGTGTTggacatcatttttttttttttctcactttttcTTTAAGATATgttgagccaaaaaaaaaaaaaaaaaaagatgatttgTACAAGAAGAAGTTAGTTTCGCATCAACTTCAAGGGTTCATAAAGCAATGCATCCTATACTATTTCTCATTCATAAAGCAATGCATCCTATACTATTTCTCAGAGGCGCATTATAAATAGGATCGGCGAGTTCAATTAAATCCATTGTTTTTTACTCGAACCATGTATGCTTATATCAAAAAACatctaaaatatatacataaattaagACTATAAATTAAGACACTTTCATTCTAAAACTCATTGATTCTAGATCCTAAATTTGTCTCCACTACTTTTCACAAATCTAAAGTTAATTATCAATTGACTGAAATTAAACTCTCCTTATAAATAACTATTTCCAGTCTGCCTCTTTTCCCATAAAATCCAAGAGTCTTCACCTCTTGATTTGAAGGATCATAAATCACCAATTCTCCAGAGCTATTTTCCAAAATGAGCTCACCATTTTTCCAAAACCCCAAAGGCCTCTCCACCCTTAAAAGAGGACCAATTCTTTGCAATTTATTCCAACAGTTTTTAACTCCCAATTCACTTATCACCCAAATATCAAAATACTTCCCCACTTCTTTTAAACAATAAACAATAAGTGAAATTGATTCTTTAAATGGTACAATCACCCAAACACTCCTAATTTCTTGCTCTCCAAAAATTCCAATACATGATGGCAATGTTGTATTTTGGAAAGTCTCTTCACTCATGTTAAATGAAAGAATCACCTCATGATTATCACCATCTTGAGCTAACCAACAAAAAGTCTCATTTTTATATACCATACTCCATGAGCTATTACCATACTTTATTTTAGCTGGCACAATCCCTTTATACTTTCTCCAAGAATTTTCATTTAAAGAATATATCTCAATTTGATAAACAACAACTCGATCAATTGAGAGACAAAATAAAACTTGTATTACCTTATGATCGTTTTTCTTCTGATCAAACCCTAATCCAAAATCACTTCCACGTACTGTTGATCCAACAAGACGTTGAATTTGGGATTGAGGCAATATTTTGTAGTCTCTAATAGAAGGATTCCATAGAACAATATTATCTGGATAACCACATAAACAAACAATGCCGTTACATGGACCTATAAGCCTAACGTGACCAAATTTGTCATTGAAGAATGATGGAAAATCTTGATTGATGAACACATCAAATGTGTCATTTATGGACAATGAGAGGATCcttttatttgtaatatttccACGGCGACTAATTAGCAATCGGAGATAAATTTTTTTGCTGCTCAGATTATGAAAATGCTTTGAGATGAAATTAGGGTTCTTGACGAGAGAATACCAGAATCTGCAAACACACTTGAACCTAATCAGAGAAGCTGCAGGCAACCTTGTCAATATCTCGAAAATTACATCTTCAGGTAGATTCATTGCCCTTTAATGTTCTCTTggtcttctcctttttcttttggcgaaacatattttttgttttctgtttttgtttttgttttttggttttcggattttttttttttaaatttcaaatggaTATGTAATGAAGGAAACAAAAGAGACGAGTCTAAAGTAGCCCACAAATGTAGCTTAATTCCTTTCTAAAACAAGAGAGCAGAAGAATTAAACTTGCCCACAGATAATTAAGTTTAATGtttcaagaaataaatgaaagtgGTGGTTCTAGGTGAAGTTAAATATAAACGTAGATTATTTATGAAGTTCCTCATTTCTTGGAATGAAGCCAATCCAGTGCTCAAAACCACCATTAATTGGATGATGTGTAATGCAAATTCGTTTCAATTTTGAcatgatatatttttaattttaaataacaGTCTAATTACTTCAAATTAATAAGAAGTGCTTATACTAGGTGatataaggaaaaaaagaagacaataaATGGGAAATTTTTTGCTACTAAACAAAGTACTCCTATAACAATCTTTTAAGTCGTTTTTTATGTTGCCTCATTCATGGATTTGGTCTAGGAATAGAAAATTGATAACCTATTTGAAGTAGTCAAATAAGAAACACTACATATTATCTCATTCTCATCACTATATATTCTACTAATTAAAGTACAAGACTAATTAAATAGGGGTTCCTACTTATTCAGAGGAGAAAACTACAATTTCTCTCTCAGTAAACCTATATATATGAGTCGcttcatgttttcaaaataaAACATACATAATGATCCAATTATGCTGCAGGCGCCACTTTTGCTCCGTCAtcgtcgtcatcatcatcattttctaACTCTCTATTGAAACAGAAGTTACTTAAGTGCTTTGCTTCCATCCTGGAGGGATAAAAAGGTGATGTATTTCCCCTCACAATCACCAttttttgaacaaaatacaaaCTTAATGGAGTATGAGAACTCTGGAAGTTAAACCCTAGTTGTTAGTGATGAGCGATGATACTATATAGCTCCTCTTTGTCCTATTATTTATAGCATTGATATGAGTGGCATTTGCAGAAAATATCAACCAACTAATTCCCAGGAGAGCTTTCATCTTTATTAGTGTTGTTTgaatcttttttactttttgagaTTTGCTTTTGCAAAATGAGTGCACACGAAAGATTCACTACTACAGAAATAGCAATTTGCAACGGataaattttgtagctaaacaACAAGATTTGTTCTAATCCTATTTTGCCACAGATTAGCGacaaattatcaaaaaattctATTAGCTACGGTCATGGATGGAGCCAGTTACGGGCTAGGGCTTTACCTCGAGATCATTAGAACTTTCGCTTATAGTTAAATCACTGCCCTTCGTGCGACCATCCGGACCCCCCTTCGGCCAAGaatacactatatatacaagatttttttattttttatttttatttttttatttttgatgtatatatagtagatattgaacccccttgacttcttcgtgtgcttacttctttatatttttgaaccctcTTAATAAAAATCCTGGTTCTGCCCTGACTACGGCCTACGAGCAATTTAGCAACGAATTAGGGATGAAGTTACTTATTTCAGTTTTTTTCCATAGTGGTCATTAGTGGAAAGATGAGAGGAAGATGTGAGACTGCGAATGCTGAAGTCCACAAATTGTTGAGGGAATGGAATGACATGAGGTAAGCTCATGGAAGCTGTCTGGTTTTCACAATCCACACGTGCTTATTCCCTTTTATGCACGCTCTTTAATTTGCCAGCTCGGAAATACAGTCCAAGCTAGTCCAAAAGCCAAAGCCTTGCGAGTGGAGGCTTAGGTTCATCGTGTAAAATATGCTTTATGATTATATATTCTGATATTCATACTATCATGCCCATAGATTAAATATACATAATTGGATCTAGAACATGATAATCTCACTTAAAAGCGTCATAAGACACAAAAAGCGAAAGATATTATAGCAATAAAGAAAACCGACAAGCCTTGTCCATAAATTAGCTTCTCCCCCTTGCCTTATCTTACGTTAAAATATGTCACTTTAATAATGGTTTGTGGAGGCTACCTTAATGGGTAGGAAAATGATCAATTTTTAAGATCTAATCGTTAATCAGCTTGTACGTACATCCATCAAGTAATCGAATGAACATATTAAATGAGATTTGTTCATTTTTAACTAATAAGTTATGGGCTTGACATAATATTGAGCCACATAATTAGAAAAATCTAATATTCTCCTACTTGGTTCAATGACCAAATAACATCAATATTTAATAGCATTGCCATTAGTTGCCCACAAGACAAATTAAATCTCTTTCATAATGTccataataaataattaaataccaTAGTATCCTACCATTTTAAACTCCATGTCTAATTATCCTTAGGGTCTAACTGCTATATACGAAAGTTGGCCGAGTCTCTAACCAAATCTAAGTCATGAAGATGGGACAGACTATccaataatatatacatatatatatatattacacacacacacacactccctATGGAAGTGGCGCAACTTTGCTCCCGGAAGCCAGATCGGCAattagtcaaatataccctcccaaaaagaaaggatgtcaaGTGTACTGAGTTtgtaaggcatgcatcataAAATAGCAAGGGAACAAggagataaaataaaaataaagagataaccgTCGCtttcttaaggcggagtcatgcatgcatacCCCGTGAAATATCATATCAGCAAAcgtccgatccatatatcatcatatatcaatatGGAATTGGGTGACATGGATGTCACATGacatttaacttattctatgtGGTGCCTATGtggcaatttaaaaaaaaaaaaatctagaaaattgattttttttttaaggaactatgaaaaacttttattaaaaatgaaaacttttttgttttaataaaacctattttt from the Lycium ferocissimum isolate CSIRO_LF1 chromosome 11, AGI_CSIRO_Lferr_CH_V1, whole genome shotgun sequence genome contains:
- the LOC132036561 gene encoding DExH-box ATP-dependent RNA helicase DExH6; translation: MASTGPSTSSSSSGFGKKRQKKGQRQQEVTNVAESTRIRVAQVLEQFRASNDQVYTFESNLSNRDRAAVHVLCRKMGMKSKSSGRGDQRRISIFKTKNNGDTLKGKDALSGFKFSEEAKDVLQDLFTRYPPDDGETSEQVVGKQSKKVDKLRGKKDDMFSKPAMNKSEIAKRVESLASRIENNPNLRQITAQRSKLPITSFKDVITSTVESNQVVLISGETGCGKTTQVPQYILDHMWGKGETCKIVCTQPRRISATSVSERISAERGESVGDTVGYKIRLESRGGRQSSIMFCTNGVLLRVLVTNGSARFNKEAPRKMGTDDISDITHIIVDEIHERDRYSDFMLAILRDLLPSYPNLRLVLMSATLDAERFSKYFGGCPVIRVPGFTYPVNTFYLEDVLSIVKSTENNHLDSTSTSVMSEESLLTEEYKVALDEAINLALSDDDLDPLLDLISSDGGQKVFNYQHSLSGVTPLMVFAGKGCVRDICMLLSFGADCHLCANDGKNALDWAERENQTEAAEIIKKHMEKLSSSCEEQQHLLDKYLSTVDPELIDDVLIEQLLRKICIDSEVDGAILVFLPGWEDINRTRERLKASHYFNDPSKFSVIALHSMVPSVEQKKVFRRPPPGCRKIVLSTNIAETAITIDDVVYVIDSGRMKEKSYDPYNNVSTLQSSWVSKASAKQREGRAGRCQPGICYHLYSKLRAASLPDFQVPEIKRIPIEELCLQVKLLNPDCKIEEFLQKTLDPPVYETIRNAIIVLQDIGALSIDEKLTELGERLGSLPVHPLTSKMLFIAILLNCLDPALTLACASDYRDPFTLPMLPNEKKKAAAAKAELASWYGGRSDQLAVVAAFEGWKSAKENGQESRFCSMYFVSSSTMHMLSGMRRQLQSELLRNGFIPGDGSSCSLNAQDPGILHAVLVAGLYPMVGRLLPPLKGGKRAVVETAGGDKVRLHPHSTNFKLSFKKFFDRPLIVYDEITRGDGGLHIRNCSVIGPLPLLLLATEIVVAPGNEDDDDDNDDGESDYEDADEDNGEEDNIKADPSDADQGEKIMSSPDNTVKVIVDRWIPFESTALDVAQIYCLRERLAKAILFKVTHPGKVLPEVLAASIYAMACILSYNGMSGISLPLESVDSLTTMVSATEIGQSDPGWNSGMYMNPNNSPSSFGHNSRHQRPYMHHQRGGIHVSKGSFVYGGTGQRGHYKRQRGN
- the LOC132036563 gene encoding F-box/kelch-repeat protein At3g23880-like, producing MNLPEDVIFEILTRLPAASLIRFKCVCRFWYSLVKNPNFISKHFHNLSSKKIYLRLLISRRGNITNKRILSLSINDTFDVFINQDFPSFFNDKFGHVRLIGPCNGIVCLCGYPDNIVLWNPSIRDYKILPQSQIQRLVGSTVRGSDFGLGFDQKKNDHKVIQVLFCLSIDRVVVYQIEIYSLNENSWRKYKGIVPAKIKYGNSSWSMVYKNETFCWLAQDGDNHEVILSFNMSEETFQNTTLPSCIGIFGEQEIRSVWVIVPFKESISLIVYCLKEVGKYFDIWVISELGVKNCWNKLQRIGPLLRVERPLGFWKNGELILENSSGELVIYDPSNQEVKTLGFYGKRGRLEIVIYKESLISVN